Part of the Pomacea canaliculata isolate SZHN2017 linkage group LG11, ASM307304v1, whole genome shotgun sequence genome is shown below.
aaagctttaaacaTTATTCccagaaaaaggtaaaaaaaattttaataaatctcTGACACTTTGGTAAGTATAAAGGCAAAGTGATAGATAACAATGTACCTACTAAACTCCtaactatttaaaatttaactAGCATAAAAAACTGTGTATATAACAAAATGTTATTGCTGTATCACATATCAAAAACGGCTATAAAGGTTTtgaattaatttgtttgttgaaacAGATGTCCGTGTGACCGAGAGTTTAAATACAACAGTGAATATCATCTGAGAcgtaaacacatacacacacacatcctctgAGGGAAGAATAGATCTTCAGGGACGACACAAAGGCAGTGGACACAGctctgtttagaaaaaaattagtcGGTTAGTTCTCTTTAAAGAGTATTCACGACCTGCTGGTCCCGTTTTTCTGATTCATTGAAATTGTACTTTCAAGGTGCCTACACTGACACAGTGACAGACCGTGAAGCTGTCACTTCAGTCCGTTCTGAATACCCGCGCACGgtggccgccatcttgttgAATGTGACTCCGATAAGAAACTGGAGGGTTAGAGGTTAGTTCTAAGGAAATGTAGCACAGCTAAtaaattagtaataataatagtaataatcatACTTGTTGATGGGTAGAGGCGCTAAAGCAgtaataatatcatcatcaccatcatcatcaatcatcaatcaacaaACATCAATCACGCCCACCACGCCCACCAACACAAcccccaccaccaacaccactaTGAGTAGTCATTACACTCCACATCGAAGCACTGATAACTAACATCTCATAACATAATCATTGTTTTGTAGTGATTGCATAATAGCAAGAGTAAGTAATACCTCTGTCTACAATTTCAAGAGAAGTGTTGTGAAATAAAAGTATGTCAGCGGTAATGCTATAGTGTTTATTGGCTGGGTCCACACTGAACAAAATGTCAAGATCGTTGCCAAACATACAGTAAAGACAAAGATTAACATTGGTAAACAGTATTAACGATGTAACCTTTATTTTATctcaatttgttttcaaaaataccatcagcCCCTCCTCACCAACACACTAAACTCTAAAACTACATCAACATATTGAGAAGAACAACTTCTATTTCTCCTCTCCTCCGGCTACCATTTCCGTGAGTCTCTCTTATCAAGCGGATAAGGCCAGAATCTCTTTTGCAATGGCAGCTTTCAtctgaaaaacaacaacatataacTACAGGTTATAACATATAACATATAACTTGCATTACTTTTATCAAATGTAGTTACGAGTGGTCAAGCATCTAACTCACTTAAATGACAGGCTATATCTTACTTTAATCAGTATGATCAGCTTTATGTACTTCTCATACAGttagggtcagaggtcacataACCTAGAGGCTAGAGTTGAATGTGGTCAACGATATATGTATAATGATATAGGGCACCTTTCCTGATATCTCAGGTACTCATTCCTGAAAAGCAGCTGCTGAGTGGACAGAGGTCTTTATTtatcttactttctttttctctctctttctctctccccttccacaTAACTATAAGCCGATTTTATTACCAGTGGATAGGTCTGCATGAATTCTTCAAAGGGAATTTCCCTGTcgtctgaaaacataaaatatatagaagtatttcagatttttaaatcatataacaacattaatgataataaataaagtttttggGCTTTTTGCTTCCAAGCAATATGAAAGCATAAAATCACTGCAGGGGATGAAAACAAAGACGGTGTCATCTTGTATGTAGCAGCTAAGAACACATCGCTCTGTTAGCGAATGAATGAATATACAAGGGAGGCAACTACTGAGACCATCTGGAGTCGTTCCACTgaagattacttccctttaacagctgctagtacagaaaataaaaatttgttcccTTGAAAGACTTCTTTCAGCTGGTTATTATGTGTCGGTAGCCTACTCACCGTTAAGGTCCAAATTGTCGAACACTTTGCTAGCAACTTCTCGAGATACTTTATTGTCATCCTCTCCATCTGTTTTGTCGTAAAATTTGAAGGAGCCCTGAAGTTTAGCTTGGGGTACATCGGCGGGTAGGTAAGCTTTGAATTCCTCGAGGGTCGCAAAGCCGTCACCTGCCAAAGAGATGTTTTTGTCGAACAGTTGTTGTGACCgttgttgttttgctgcaaaCACTTACtgtgtattttctcttttattcccGCTTTCACAAACCAGAAATAGTTTTGTTACTTATATATATCACTTTAGTATACATGCattgctttatatatatgttgcatgggatgatgatgatgatgatgatgatgatgatgatgatgatgatgatgatgatgatgatgatgatgatgatgatgatgatgatgacgacgacgacgacagcagaCCAGAAAGTTTACCGTTAGTGTCGATTCTGTTGAAGAATTCGGTCACTTCGTTCGTTCGCACCGTGCCGTCGTTATTCATGTCGAGACGTTTAAAACCACTGCGAATGTCATCCAGGCTCATTCtgaaagtaaagaaaacttTGGCCATCATTTTAATTATAGATGGCCGCCCTTGGTACAAAGAATGTCGTCGACAGTCGGCGTCAACAGTGTtgatgctgctggtgctggagtcggtgtgtgtgtgatacacCAGCTTCAAGCAAGTTATTGAGTACAGAGTACTACTACTACAATTtctaacacattttttaaaatttgttaatcTGGCTACTcaagaaaatatctttatgaTTACCTATACAAGTTTTGAGTGAGATTTTCTTAATTTACTACTCTTCCTTCTATATTTGGGCAGGGAGTACTTAACCAACTTGAAGAGGCTAGcattctagttttattttttctgagtttttttcTGCAGTCATGCCTTTTATTGTAGTGCCCCTTGACTAATGAGCTACTACTATAACAGCCAGACTTCTTGGACTTCTGTGACAGAGAGGAACTGTACTTTGTAAAACTGTGAACTTTTCTTGGACTTCCCTGACCTGGCATCAGACATTAAACTCTTaataaagatttaatattttgtgtttttaacagaattttTAGGAATTGTGTTGAACTCGTTTTGTAAGTGTCGGAAGGTGCGCTGTGCAAGAGAACTTCATCTTCAGTGAAGTGTAGATGCTTACCCACCAAGCACAGCGCCCAGAAGACCAAACAAGACAACAACCTTCATGATGAACTGTGCAGCTTAGTCTGCAACATTatttgtagttgtcagcaaagtGTAATCAAAGTTCTGTAATTTCTCAAAGCCTCTGTTTTCATGTAGCttgaaaaagtaattatttttcatcatattggcaaacatatttttccaatgttacaaacatttttcaaaatgcattACTTTTTGCAGGAATTAGTAACTTTTATTAACCAAAAGTCTGCTATGTGACAGAACCTTTTACTCCAActttctctgtgtgcatgtaaaaactgttttctgatCACCACCTTACATTAAACTTAATATATTTACTTACGTGTCTGCTGGGATATGTTCAGAGAAGTCTGTATTGTGAGTTCGAGAAGCGGAGCTGAATGCTAGTGACTGTCAGTTGATCGTTGAACGTTAGAGCGTGACGTGTACAGGTTATCTGACGCTCTGACTCCAATGTTACGAGCACAAGATATGCTCCAGGCATATGGGTGTGTCATATTCAAAATAAGTTATAAGGTTTcgaattaaataaaaagctaaaaaaggaagaaattgtGACAACGAGCAAAGAAGCCTGTCCCCGACAACTACTTATGTTTTTCTGTCACAAATCATGAATTGTTCGTTCTGTCAATATTCCATGCCGTCATAATATAAGGGGCCTCTACTCTCTTTTTTCATCGAATTTCCGACAACTTTTTCCTTCTCAGTGCTCTGCCCTTTGGTTGTTCCTCATGCGACTAAAGCATCTGTACTTATCTTGGCACTCAGCAAGTTGTGGCGTTACATTAGCAACATTTTGTTGACAGGTAAACACCCGACATCAAATAGCATGATACAATGTGCAGAATATAGTCTTTCGCTAGTCACCTTGACGTCAGAGTGTCAGATAACGTGTGCATGTCACGTGGTAACCAACAAGAAACAACTGATATTCACCTGCACTGAGCACAGCTTCTCGCAGACTCGAGATACAGACCTGATCGCACGTCTCCTAGCAACACGTATGTAAATGTCAACTGGAAAACAAACGTGGAAAAAAGTTTTGGTTAGACGAACTGCCCTTAGAgaaacacgcacaaacacagaTATCTTGTAGATGTCACGTGGTAACGTACTAGAAACAACCGACATTCACTTGCATTCAGCTCAGCTTCTCGCACGCTCACGACACAGACCTTCAGGTAAGTACTTATCCCAGTAGACAGGTAAGTAGATATGTCAACTGTAATACAAGGGTAGATAACAGAAACAAAGTTGTTGAATATTAGTGCTACTCAGACCAACTGCAGCcttgcacgcacacatacacacatacacacatacacacatacacacaaacacacaaacacacactagtCCAACACTGAGGCTGTGTAGCTATTTCGTTTGAcaacattaattattttattatgttgattgatttatctttaaatatatttgtgcgCATGAGTGATTGGGTGACTTAGTGATGTCTAATTTTGTGTcgaacatacaaacacattttttttcattaattattgtatattatgcattatcaaaaaatatttcagtcggTTTGTAGGAGTTCGGACCACAGTTACCGCGGTTCAATGGTCCTACACTGTACTTTCTTCTTGTAGAACAAAAGACTTGTTTTTAGAACTTGTTAAGAATAAGACTGCATGGTTCTATGAAACCTTTCAGAAAATgtcaattaaaaacattttaaaatgtttgataataagaaaaattatattttaaactacaTTATGATACAATaaggaaattcaagaaaattgaaattttttagtGATTGCAGATATGGCAGTTACAGCTCCAAACAGCATCCTGAAGATTGTTATCATCTCCGGTCTTGTAATTTCTGCTCTTAAGTACTCTTCTACTACTTGGTTTTTACAATATTCGACTatcagacaggcagacagacaaacagacagacagacagacagatagacagacagacagacagacagacagacagacagacagacagacagacagacagacagacagaaaagaagaagaaacatcaCACATACAACCATCTTCCCTGCCAATTCAAATCGAGCTAAGCACTTtcacaaaaactgttaaaaacacagaaaatgtaATCATTATGAAGATTTTGCTGATAATGGCAAAGAAGACCTGAGCATGGCTGACCCACGAAAACTTTGCTCCTCAGTCTTCACATCTCTGTGTGTAGCATGTTGAAGAAAATCCATGACAGGAGGTCAGACCAACAGATCCTCAGTGTCTCAAAGTGAACTGTCATGTCACAGCTGTCATGGCGGCAGGTTAAGAAGTATACTAGTCCAgtagaaaattaaaagacaacCAAATGGTATCACACTTTCTCTACCATTCGTGCATATttcttttgatgatgatgatgatgtagttttatagcgcgccagtatccgcatcacaaagatgcgctcaatgcatCTTTTATGAGGACAGGACTTTAACAATTCTTGCTGCAATGAACTTATTATCAGCCTGCAAACGATGAACTCAGACTTTAGACTAAtttacctcacacacacacacacacacacacacacacacacacacacacacacacacacacacacacacacacacacacacacacacacacacacacacacacacacacgcacacacacacacgcacacacacacacacacacacacacacacgcacacacacacacgcacacacacacacacacacacacacacacacacacgcacacacacacacacacacacacacacgcacacacacacacacacacacgccacacacacacacacacacacacacacacacactatattctTACTAACGATCTTTCAAACAATAAAGTAACAACACAATGTTCTTATCGTTTCAGACTATCCGAGTCTGATATTCAGGGTATGTTCAAAAATTCGGACAACGATCACGATAACATAGTGCGACTGAATGATTTAACGCAAATTTTCGACAAAAGATAAAGACGGTAAGCTGTGTAGTTTGCTgttatcgtcgtcatcatcatcgataaTTTTACTACTTCGTTAATGAACGTTTCTCTTCTACAAAGTCTTTTACCGCAATAAAAttgcttctgctttttctttactgaattt
Proteins encoded:
- the LOC112575460 gene encoding uncharacterized protein LOC112575460, whose translation is MKVVVLFGLLGAVLGGMSLDDIRSGFKRLDMNNDGTVRTNEVTEFFNRIDTNGDGFATLEEFKAYLPADVPQAKLQGSFKFYDKTDGEDDNKVSREVASKVFDNLDLNDDREIPFEEFMQTYPLMKAAIAKEILALSA